The genomic DNA CGCATCGGACGCAAAATTGTCATGGTAGGCAGCAGCCTCCTCATTACCCTGCCGACGCTGTTATGCGCCTTTGCCCCCAACTTCACCACCTTACTCTGTCTGCGTGCCCTGCAGGGTTTGCTGATGCCGGGACTGACCAGCGTGGCCATTTCCTACGTCAACGACGAGTTTAGAGGGTCCGAGCGTGGCCTGGCAATGGGCGTCTACGTCAGTGGGCAGACGCTCGGCGGTCTCTTCGCCCGCCTCGGGAGCGCCGCCCTGACCGCCGCTACCAACTGGCAGGTCGCCCTCTTCTCCTTCAGCCTGCCGACCCTGATTGCTGCCCTGGCTATGTGGCGCTTCCTGCCCGATAGCCAGAGCCAGCAGACCCAGCGCGCTCGCCTCCTATCCAACCGGCACCAGCGCACCACTATTTTCGACAGTACCAGCGACCAGCCAGGTGGCAACATCCTGCGCCAGTCGCTCAGCGATATCTGGTTTCATCTGCACAATCAGCACCTGGTGGGAGCCTTTATCATCGGCTTCACCCTTTTCTTTGGCTTCGTTGGCACCTTCACCTATTTACCCTACTACCTCAGCGGACCGCACTTTGGCCTCTCAACGGTCCAGCTTGGCCTGGTCTACCTGCTCTGGCTGACCGGTCTCTGCTCGCCCATTGCAGGTAGCCTGGCGGGGCGTGTCGGCTCGCGGCGCGCCATTGCTGTCAGCATGAGCCTGGCAGGCTGCGGCCTCCTGGTCACGCTGATCCCCTCGCTCCCCCTGGTCATTCTGGGTCTAGGGCTGCTAGCCCTAGGCATGTTCTGCACCATTCCCGCAGTCAACCTCTATCTTGGCGAACAGGCCCATAAAGCCAAAGGGACAGCAGCCTCCCTCTACCTCTCCTGCTACTACTTCGGTGGCAGCCTGGGGGCGGTCCTGCCTGGCATTGCCCTCCTGCACGGGGGCTGGCCTGGTGTCGCGCTGCTCTGCCTCGGCACCATCCTGATCGCAATCGCCAGTGACCTCGTCCTCTGCTAAGCAGGGCTGGCAGGCAGTCGTGATTCAGCCAGGCAGCTACTGGCCTCCCTCAAGGCAGCGCTGGCCCTTTCCTTCCCTACCAGGCA from Thermogemmatispora onikobensis includes the following:
- a CDS encoding MFS transporter, producing RIGRKIVMVGSSLLITLPTLLCAFAPNFTTLLCLRALQGLLMPGLTSVAISYVNDEFRGSERGLAMGVYVSGQTLGGLFARLGSAALTAATNWQVALFSFSLPTLIAALAMWRFLPDSQSQQTQRARLLSNRHQRTTIFDSTSDQPGGNILRQSLSDIWFHLHNQHLVGAFIIGFTLFFGFVGTFTYLPYYLSGPHFGLSTVQLGLVYLLWLTGLCSPIAGSLAGRVGSRRAIAVSMSLAGCGLLVTLIPSLPLVILGLGLLALGMFCTIPAVNLYLGEQAHKAKGTAASLYLSCYYFGGSLGAVLPGIALLHGGWPGVALLCLGTILIAIASDLVLC